The following are from one region of the Escherichia sp. E4742 genome:
- a CDS encoding PTS transporter subunit EIIC has protein sequence MKQKKAWSFFQSLGKAFMYPIALLSVCGMMLGLGSGLASDDMAKLIPFLAIPIIKTILDFIVSLGLFAFVNLPVLFAIAIPLGLLKEKEDKAYGAFSGLIGFMAMHLGTNFYLKQHDLLVAADQMSTHGQTIILGIQSYNTSVLGGIVAGLLVASMYKKIVNLRIPESLGFYSGPRLVPIITLIVMSGFGLIIPFIWPPFFNLFMLIGHWISTSGPVGYFFYAVAERVTIPFGLNHLVTSVFRFTPIGGSAVIGGEEYYGTLNMFMAYVKENAVIPLDLAGKMEQGKLMIQYGLAGAALAMYRTAHAQNRKAIKALLISGVLTVIIGGVSEPIEFLFLFVSPLLFVFHAFMNGFANMVLPYMGVKMGFTGDLIQFISFGVLRGTRTGWPIAVCVEVAYFFIYYFVFRWTILKFNLMTVGREESSPVTLNAHEDTAIADTPTLDKSELQAAEQMVKALGGKENIKSLDNCVTRLRLTIADMGLIDEVAIKRAGGIAVVKLDQNTLQVIIGTKVIALRRDMDSYMGMR, from the coding sequence ATGAAACAAAAGAAAGCCTGGAGTTTTTTTCAGAGCCTGGGGAAGGCATTTATGTATCCCATTGCTCTGCTAAGTGTATGTGGCATGATGCTAGGGCTAGGAAGTGGTTTAGCCAGTGATGATATGGCAAAGTTAATTCCATTTCTGGCTATTCCAATAATTAAAACCATACTTGATTTCATTGTTAGCCTTGGTTTATTTGCCTTTGTTAATTTACCTGTATTGTTTGCGATAGCAATTCCCTTAGGATTATTAAAAGAGAAAGAGGATAAAGCCTATGGCGCTTTTTCTGGCTTAATTGGTTTTATGGCGATGCATCTGGGAACGAACTTTTATCTTAAACAGCACGACTTATTGGTCGCTGCTGACCAAATGTCGACACATGGGCAAACCATCATTCTGGGGATCCAGTCCTACAATACCAGCGTGTTGGGGGGAATTGTTGCTGGGTTATTAGTCGCCAGCATGTATAAAAAGATCGTTAATTTACGCATTCCAGAATCATTAGGTTTTTATAGCGGCCCACGTCTGGTGCCTATCATTACACTGATTGTGATGAGTGGATTTGGTCTGATCATTCCTTTTATCTGGCCGCCGTTTTTCAATCTCTTCATGCTCATTGGTCACTGGATATCAACTTCCGGTCCTGTTGGTTATTTCTTCTATGCAGTTGCCGAACGTGTGACGATTCCTTTTGGCTTAAACCATCTGGTGACGTCAGTTTTCCGCTTTACGCCAATCGGCGGTTCGGCTGTGATTGGCGGCGAAGAGTATTACGGCACCCTGAACATGTTTATGGCGTACGTCAAAGAGAATGCGGTCATTCCGCTGGATTTGGCGGGGAAAATGGAGCAGGGCAAACTGATGATTCAGTATGGTCTGGCTGGTGCTGCACTGGCGATGTATCGCACTGCTCATGCTCAAAACAGAAAGGCTATCAAAGCATTGCTTATTTCCGGTGTGCTTACGGTTATTATTGGTGGCGTCAGCGAACCGATTGAATTTCTGTTCTTATTTGTCAGTCCGCTGCTGTTTGTCTTCCATGCCTTTATGAATGGATTCGCCAATATGGTCTTGCCATATATGGGCGTGAAGATGGGATTTACTGGCGATCTGATTCAATTTATTAGCTTTGGCGTATTGCGTGGCACAAGAACAGGTTGGCCGATCGCGGTGTGTGTCGAAGTGGCCTATTTCTTCATTTATTACTTTGTGTTCCGTTGGACCATTCTCAAATTTAACCTGATGACCGTAGGACGTGAAGAGTCCAGTCCTGTCACGCTGAACGCTCACGAAGATACGGCTATAGCGGATACCCCAACTCTTGATAAATCAGAGTTGCAAGCAGCAGAGCAGATGGTTAAGGCACTTGGTGGTAAAGAGAATATTAAGTCACTGGATAATTGCGTAACTCGTTTACGTTTAACAATCGCAGATATGGGATTGATTGACGAGGTTGCAATAAAAAGAGCTGGCGGAATTGCGGTTGTTAAACTTGATCAAAATACCCTACAAGTCATTATCGGCACTAAAGTCATCGCCCTGCGTAGGGACATGGATAGCTACATGGGGATGCGCTGA
- a CDS encoding PRD domain-containing protein: MIIEKVMNNNCVQASMNGQEVIISGPGVGYNKKYGMPVPEHPANRIFYVRNEQKNKLYKLIEHVDIEYVFVAEKIVQYAEINLEKKLNPSLLLILADHISNAISRVASGIQINNVFLEEIKALYKAEYAISRDALTIINEQFSFQLPDDEIGFIALHILNNYENSNDYESVRIIELSQKITEIIEGVYNRRVDRSSFNYSRFMMHLKYFSNRVLCNEKIKQKDIGDIYEQFLEKDIQLQHAIHEIERYLYATFKYELILEEKLYLSIRTKVLMD, encoded by the coding sequence ATGATCATCGAAAAAGTCATGAACAATAATTGTGTGCAGGCATCGATGAATGGACAGGAGGTTATCATTTCTGGGCCTGGCGTCGGTTACAACAAAAAATATGGCATGCCTGTACCTGAGCATCCGGCTAACCGAATTTTTTATGTCAGGAATGAGCAAAAAAATAAACTCTACAAGCTGATTGAGCATGTGGATATTGAGTATGTATTTGTGGCTGAAAAGATAGTGCAATATGCGGAGATCAATCTTGAAAAAAAGCTAAATCCATCGCTACTACTGATTCTTGCCGATCACATTTCGAATGCAATATCCCGAGTCGCCTCCGGAATACAAATTAATAATGTTTTCCTTGAGGAAATCAAAGCGTTGTATAAAGCAGAATATGCAATAAGTCGGGATGCATTAACCATCATCAATGAGCAATTTAGCTTTCAACTTCCTGATGACGAGATTGGTTTTATTGCATTACATATTTTAAATAACTATGAAAACTCAAATGATTATGAATCTGTACGAATTATTGAGTTGTCTCAAAAAATTACGGAGATTATTGAGGGCGTTTATAACAGAAGGGTGGATAGGAGTTCATTTAACTATTCAAGATTTATGATGCACCTTAAGTATTTTTCCAATCGAGTATTATGCAATGAAAAAATAAAACAGAAAGATATTGGTGATATCTATGAGCAGTTTCTTGAGAAAGATATTCAGTTACAACACGCTATTCATGAAATTGAAAGGTATCTGTACGCCACTTTTAAATATGAATTGATTTTGGAAGAAAAACTATATCTCTCTATTCGCACCAAAGTATTAATGGACTAA